A region from the Campylobacter subantarcticus LMG 24377 genome encodes:
- the rpsJ gene encoding 30S ribosomal protein S10, whose amino-acid sequence MERIRLKLKAYDHRVLDRTVAAIVEAVKRTGADIRGPVPMPTKIKRYTVLKSPHINKDSREQFEMRIHARMLDIVAATPDTVDSLTKLDLAPEVNVEVRAMGK is encoded by the coding sequence ATGGAAAGAATCAGGCTTAAGCTAAAAGCTTATGACCACAGAGTTCTAGATCGCACAGTTGCAGCAATTGTAGAAGCTGTTAAAAGAACAGGTGCTGACATCAGAGGTCCAGTGCCAATGCCTACAAAAATCAAAAGATACACAGTTTTGAAATCTCCACACATCAATAAAGATTCACGTGAACAATTTGAGATGAGAATTCATGCTCGTATGCTTGATATTGTAGCAGCTACTCCAGATACAGTAGATTCACTCACTAAGCTTGACTTGGCTCCTGAAGTCAATGTTGAAGTAAGAGCTATGGGTAAATAA
- the rplC gene encoding 50S ribosomal protein L3: MEYIVEKIGMSRTISTPSIPVTLLKLVQTKVCEVENGKALVAYVKGKANNKCIAGQQKKYNLSAEYNRFASLEVANTEAGDIDLNPLKEATVLKVSFNSKGRGYSGVVKRHGFAGGPASHGSRFHRRHGSIGNREWPGRVQPGMKMAGHYGNAKVTVKNEVVSFDEENGILVVKGAVPGFNGAMGKIRIAK; this comes from the coding sequence ATGGAATACATTGTAGAAAAAATTGGTATGAGTAGAACAATCAGCACACCAAGCATTCCTGTAACCTTACTTAAACTTGTTCAAACTAAAGTATGTGAAGTAGAAAATGGAAAAGCTTTGGTTGCTTATGTAAAAGGCAAAGCAAACAATAAATGCATTGCAGGTCAGCAAAAAAAATACAATCTTTCAGCTGAATATAATAGATTTGCTTCTTTAGAAGTAGCAAATACAGAAGCAGGCGATATCGATCTTAACCCTTTAAAAGAAGCTACAGTTTTAAAAGTAAGCTTTAATTCTAAAGGTAGAGGTTATAGTGGGGTTGTTAAAAGACACGGATTTGCCGGAGGTCCTGCAAGTCACGGTTCAAGATTCCACAGACGCCACGGTTCAATCGGTAACCGCGAGTGGCCAGGTCGTGTTCAACCAGGTATGAAAATGGCAGGTCATTATGGTAATGCAAAAGTTACTGTAAAAAATGAAGTGGTTTCGTTTGACGAAGAAAATGGCATCTTAGTAGTAAAAGGTGCGGTACCAGGATTTAATGGTGCTATGGGTAAAATAAGGATTGCAAAATGA
- the rplD gene encoding 50S ribosomal protein L4, translated as MSKVTVLNDKFEKASELDLPAKYAEVNPHNLYLYVKSYLASLRANTAHTKGRSDVSGGGKKPWRQKGRGGARAGSTRTNVWVGGAVAFGPTNNRNYFQKVNKKQKRLALERALADKAQNNALFSVDSLSIESGKTKDANAVIKKLGLKDALIVKDLLDEKTLLAFRNLANCYVVDISEVNAYLVSVFNAVIIEKAALESIVKEG; from the coding sequence ATGAGTAAAGTAACTGTTTTAAATGATAAATTTGAAAAAGCTAGTGAACTCGATCTTCCAGCAAAATATGCAGAAGTTAATCCTCACAACCTTTATTTATATGTAAAATCTTATCTTGCTAGCCTTAGAGCAAATACAGCTCACACTAAAGGTAGAAGCGATGTAAGCGGTGGTGGTAAAAAACCATGGAGACAAAAAGGTCGTGGTGGTGCAAGAGCAGGTTCAACAAGAACGAATGTTTGGGTTGGCGGTGCTGTGGCATTTGGTCCTACAAACAATCGTAACTATTTCCAAAAAGTTAATAAAAAACAAAAACGCTTAGCGCTTGAAAGAGCATTGGCTGATAAAGCACAAAACAATGCATTATTCTCAGTAGATAGTTTAAGCATTGAAAGCGGTAAAACAAAAGATGCAAATGCAGTTATTAAAAAGCTTGGTTTAAAAGATGCTTTAATTGTAAAAGATTTACTAGATGAAAAAACACTTCTTGCTTTTAGAAACTTAGCAAATTGCTATGTAGTGGATATTAGCGAAGTAAATGCTTATTTAGTATCTGTATTTAATGCTGTTATCATTGAAAAAGCAGCGCTTGAATCTATCGTAAAAGAGGGTTAA
- a CDS encoding 50S ribosomal protein L23 translates to MADITDIKTILYTEKSLNLQEQGVVVIQTSPKMTKNGLKEILREYFGVTPVRINSLKMDGKVKRFRGREGQRNSFKKFYVKLPEGVSLESSEA, encoded by the coding sequence ATGGCAGATATTACTGATATAAAAACAATACTTTACACTGAAAAAAGCTTAAACCTTCAAGAGCAAGGTGTTGTAGTTATTCAAACTTCTCCAAAAATGACTAAAAATGGTCTAAAAGAGATTTTAAGAGAATATTTTGGTGTAACTCCAGTAAGAATTAATTCTTTAAAAATGGATGGAAAAGTAAAGCGTTTTAGAGGTCGTGAAGGTCAAAGAAATAGCTTTAAAAAATTCTATGTTAAGCTACCAGAAGGTGTGAGCTTAGAAAGTTCGGAGGCGTAA
- the rplB gene encoding 50S ribosomal protein L2: MAIKTYKPYTPSRRYITGISSDDITAKASVRSLLVKLPAHAGRNNNGRITSRHKEAGAKKLYRIIDFKRRKFGIEGKVEAIEYDPYRNCRIALISYRDGEKRYILQPKGLSVGDVVCAAESGLDIKPGNAMKLRNIPVGTIVHNIELKPGKGGQMIRSAGAYAQLMGKEEKYVILRLASGEMRQVLAECMASIGEVGNEEWSNVTIGKAGRNRHRGIRPQTRGSAMNPVDHPHGGGEGKKNSGRHPVTPWGKPTKGAKTRRKKASDKLIISRRKGK, from the coding sequence ATGGCAATTAAAACTTATAAACCATATACTCCAAGTAGAAGATACATCACAGGTATAAGTTCTGATGATATCACAGCAAAAGCTAGTGTGCGTTCATTACTTGTAAAACTTCCAGCTCATGCAGGACGTAACAATAATGGTAGAATCACAAGCCGTCATAAAGAAGCAGGTGCTAAAAAACTTTACAGAATTATAGATTTTAAAAGAAGAAAATTTGGTATTGAAGGTAAAGTTGAAGCAATCGAGTACGATCCATACAGAAATTGTCGTATTGCATTGATCTCTTATAGAGATGGCGAAAAAAGATACATCTTACAACCAAAAGGTTTAAGTGTAGGTGATGTTGTTTGTGCTGCTGAAAGCGGACTTGACATTAAACCAGGTAATGCAATGAAATTAAGAAACATCCCAGTGGGTACTATCGTACACAATATCGAGTTAAAGCCAGGTAAAGGCGGTCAAATGATCCGTTCAGCAGGTGCTTATGCTCAATTAATGGGTAAAGAAGAAAAATACGTTATCTTAAGACTTGCTAGTGGTGAAATGAGACAAGTTTTAGCTGAATGTATGGCAAGTATCGGTGAAGTTGGTAACGAAGAATGGTCAAATGTGACTATCGGTAAAGCTGGTAGAAATCGCCATAGAGGCATTCGTCCTCAGACAAGAGGTTCTGCGATGAACCCAGTTGATCACCCGCACGGTGGGGGTGAAGGTAAGAAAAATTCAGGCCGTCATCCAGTTACTCCATGGGGTAAACCAACTAAAGGTGCTAAAACTCGCCGTAAAAAAGCTAGCGATAAGCTAATAATTTCAAGAAGAAAAGGAAAGTAA
- the rpsS gene encoding 30S ribosomal protein S19 has protein sequence MARSLKKGPFVDDHVMKKVIAAKKANDGKPIKTWSRRSTIIPDMIGLTFNVHNGKSFIPVYVTENHIGYKLGEFAPTRTFKGHKGSVQKKIGK, from the coding sequence ATGGCTAGGTCACTAAAAAAAGGTCCTTTTGTTGATGACCATGTAATGAAAAAAGTCATCGCTGCTAAAAAAGCTAACGATGGTAAGCCAATTAAAACTTGGTCAAGACGCAGCACTATTATACCTGATATGATAGGTTTAACTTTTAATGTTCACAATGGAAAAAGCTTTATCCCGGTGTATGTTACTGAAAATCATATCGGTTATAAACTAGGTGAATTTGCACCTACTAGAACATTTAAGGGTCACAAAGGCTCTGTTCAAAAGAAAATAGGTAAGTAA
- the rplV gene encoding 50S ribosomal protein L22 produces MSRALIKFIRLSPTKARLIAREVQGMNAELALASLKFMPNKGAKFIANAISSAVANGGFEANEVVVSSCRVDAGAVLKRFRPRARGSASRIRKPTSHILVEVSEVEASAEKTTKAKKASVKKES; encoded by the coding sequence ATGAGTAGAGCATTAATTAAATTCATAAGATTATCTCCAACTAAAGCGAGATTGATTGCTAGAGAAGTTCAAGGTATGAATGCAGAGCTTGCATTAGCTAGTTTGAAATTTATGCCAAATAAAGGTGCTAAATTTATAGCAAATGCTATTTCAAGTGCTGTAGCAAATGGCGGATTTGAAGCAAATGAAGTTGTTGTTTCAAGTTGTCGTGTTGATGCTGGTGCGGTTTTAAAAAGATTTAGACCAAGAGCTAGAGGAAGTGCTAGTCGTATTAGAAAGCCAACTTCGCACATTTTGGTAGAAGTTAGTGAAGTAGAAGCAAGTGCTGAAAAAACTACAAAAGCTAAAAAAGCATCAGTGAAAAAGGAAAGCTAA
- the rpsC gene encoding 30S ribosomal protein S3: protein MGQKVNPIGLRLGINRNWESRWFPTKANLAENIGEDYKIRTFLKRKLYYAGISQILVERTAKKLRVTVVAARPGIIIGKKGSDVDILRKELQDLIKKEVNINIKEERKAGASAQLAAESVATQLEKRIAFRRAMKKVIQGAQKAGAKGIKVSVSGRLGGAEMARTEWYLEGRVPLHTLRAKIDYGFAEAHTTYGNIGIKVWIFKGEVLQKGVQPEKTEENAPAKKTRRARRGK from the coding sequence ATGGGACAAAAAGTAAATCCGATTGGTTTAAGACTAGGAATTAACAGAAATTGGGAATCAAGATGGTTTCCTACAAAAGCTAATTTAGCAGAAAATATTGGTGAAGATTATAAAATCAGAACTTTCTTAAAAAGAAAACTTTATTATGCAGGAATTAGCCAAATTCTTGTAGAAAGAACAGCGAAAAAATTAAGAGTAACTGTTGTAGCTGCAAGACCAGGGATTATTATTGGTAAAAAAGGTAGCGATGTTGATATCTTAAGAAAAGAACTTCAAGATCTAATTAAAAAAGAAGTTAATATCAATATCAAAGAAGAAAGAAAAGCAGGTGCTTCAGCTCAACTTGCAGCTGAAAGTGTTGCTACTCAACTTGAAAAAAGAATTGCTTTTAGAAGAGCAATGAAAAAAGTAATTCAAGGAGCGCAAAAAGCAGGTGCTAAAGGGATTAAAGTTTCAGTTTCAGGCCGTTTAGGTGGTGCTGAAATGGCAAGAACTGAATGGTACCTAGAAGGTCGTGTTCCACTTCACACTTTAAGAGCAAAAATCGATTACGGTTTTGCAGAAGCACACACTACTTATGGAAACATAGGTATTAAAGTATGGATCTTCAAAGGTGAAGTTTTACAAAAGGGTGTTCAACCTGAAAAAACCGAAGAAAACGCTCCAGCTAAAAAAACTAGAAGAGCAAGAAGAGGTAAATAA
- the rplP gene encoding 50S ribosomal protein L16 encodes MLMPKRTKYRKMMKGRNRGYANRGTEFTFGDYALKATEAGRINSRQIEAARIALTRFVKRQGKTWIRVFPDKPLTKKPLETRMGKGKGAVEEWVMNIKPGRIIYEMAGVNEEMARQALTLAMHKLPFKTKFVTRESQNEIY; translated from the coding sequence ATGTTAATGCCAAAAAGAACAAAATATCGTAAAATGATGAAAGGGCGTAACAGAGGTTATGCCAATAGAGGGACTGAATTTACTTTTGGTGATTATGCCCTAAAAGCAACTGAAGCTGGCCGTATCAATTCGCGTCAAATCGAAGCAGCTCGTATTGCTTTAACTCGTTTTGTAAAAAGACAAGGTAAAACTTGGATTAGAGTTTTCCCAGATAAACCTCTAACTAAAAAACCTTTAGAAACTCGTATGGGTAAAGGTAAAGGTGCAGTTGAGGAATGGGTAATGAACATTAAACCAGGTCGTATCATTTATGAAATGGCAGGGGTTAATGAAGAAATGGCAAGACAAGCTTTAACTTTAGCGATGCATAAGTTGCCATTTAAAACTAAGTTTGTTACAAGAGAGAGCCAAAATGAAATATACTGA
- the rpmC gene encoding 50S ribosomal protein L29, with protein sequence MKYTEIKDKTAGELATMLKEKKVLLFTLRQKLKTMQLTNPKEISEVKKDIARINTAISALK encoded by the coding sequence ATGAAATATACTGAGATTAAAGATAAAACAGCAGGTGAGCTTGCAACAATGCTAAAAGAAAAAAAGGTGCTTTTATTTACTTTAAGACAAAAGCTAAAAACAATGCAGCTAACTAATCCTAAAGAGATTAGCGAAGTTAAAAAAGACATCGCTAGAATCAATACTGCAATTAGCGCTTTAAAATAA
- the rpsQ gene encoding 30S ribosomal protein S17 yields MAFKREIQGIVVKIAGDKTATILVERKVVHPKYRKIVKRFKKYLIHDERNELKVGNTVVAIECRPLSKRKSFRLKTIVSAGVE; encoded by the coding sequence ATGGCATTTAAAAGAGAAATTCAAGGCATTGTTGTTAAAATTGCTGGAGATAAAACAGCAACAATTTTGGTTGAAAGAAAAGTGGTTCACCCAAAATACAGAAAAATCGTAAAACGCTTTAAAAAATATTTAATTCATGATGAAAGAAATGAACTTAAAGTGGGAAATACTGTAGTTGCTATTGAATGTAGACCACTTTCTAAGAGAAAATCATTTCGCTTAAAAACTATAGTATCAGCAGGAGTTGAGTAA
- the rplN gene encoding 50S ribosomal protein L14 — protein MIQSFTRLAVADNSGAKELMCIKVLGGSKRRYATVGDVIVASVKKALPNGKVKKGQVVKAVIVRTKKEIHRDNGSLIRFDENAAVILDAKREPIGTRIFGPVGREVRYGGFMKIVSLAPEVL, from the coding sequence ATGATTCAAAGTTTTACTAGGCTTGCAGTTGCTGATAATAGCGGTGCAAAAGAATTAATGTGTATTAAGGTTTTAGGTGGTAGTAAAAGAAGATACGCTACTGTTGGTGATGTGATTGTTGCATCTGTAAAAAAAGCTCTACCAAATGGTAAAGTAAAAAAAGGTCAAGTGGTAAAAGCGGTTATCGTTAGAACTAAAAAAGAAATTCATAGAGATAATGGTTCTTTAATTCGTTTTGATGAAAACGCAGCGGTTATTCTTGATGCTAAAAGAGAACCTATCGGAACGCGTATTTTTGGACCAGTAGGTCGTGAAGTAAGATATGGTGGCTTTATGAAAATTGTTTCACTAGCACCGGAGGTGTTGTAA
- the rplX gene encoding 50S ribosomal protein L24 translates to MKLKIKKNDMVKVIAGDDKGKTGKVLAVFPKTNKVIVEGCKIAKKAVKPSDKNPNGGFINKEMPMDISNVAKAGE, encoded by the coding sequence ATGAAATTAAAAATTAAAAAGAATGATATGGTTAAAGTTATCGCAGGTGATGACAAAGGCAAAACAGGTAAAGTTTTAGCAGTATTTCCTAAAACAAATAAAGTTATTGTTGAGGGTTGTAAAATTGCTAAAAAAGCTGTTAAGCCAAGTGATAAAAATCCAAATGGCGGTTTTATCAATAAAGAAATGCCAATGGATATTTCAAATGTAGCAAAGGCAGGAGAATAA
- the rplE gene encoding 50S ribosomal protein L5: MMRLKEKYDQSIKAALVKEFDIKNPMLIPFIEKVVISVGAGELAKDQKVLQNVADTISLVAGQKAVITKAKKSVAGFKVREGFPVGVMVTLRKDNMYAFLDKLITIALPRVKDFRGLPRDGFDGRGNYNFGLDEQLMFPEVEYDKILRTHGMNISIVTTAKSDKEAQKLLELFGVPFAKGK; encoded by the coding sequence ATGATGAGATTGAAAGAAAAATACGATCAAAGCATCAAAGCTGCTTTAGTAAAAGAATTTGATATCAAAAACCCTATGCTTATTCCTTTTATTGAAAAAGTTGTAATCAGCGTAGGTGCTGGGGAATTAGCAAAAGATCAAAAAGTATTACAAAATGTTGCAGATACTATTTCATTGGTCGCTGGACAAAAAGCAGTTATCACAAAAGCTAAAAAATCAGTTGCTGGTTTTAAAGTAAGAGAAGGCTTTCCAGTAGGTGTAATGGTAACATTAAGAAAAGACAATATGTATGCTTTCTTAGACAAGCTTATTACTATTGCTCTTCCTCGTGTTAAAGACTTTAGAGGTCTTCCAAGAGATGGTTTTGATGGAAGAGGAAACTATAACTTTGGTTTAGATGAGCAGTTAATGTTCCCAGAAGTTGAATATGATAAAATCTTAAGAACTCATGGTATGAACATTTCTATCGTTACAACAGCAAAATCAGATAAAGAGGCACAAAAATTATTAGAATTATTTGGCGTGCCATTTGCAAAAGGAAAGTAA
- a CDS encoding type Z 30S ribosomal protein S14, with translation MAKKSMIAKAARKPKFSVRGYTRCQICGRPHSVYRDFGICRVCLRKMANEGLIPGLKKASW, from the coding sequence ATGGCTAAAAAATCAATGATTGCAAAAGCTGCCCGCAAACCTAAATTTAGCGTTAGAGGGTATACTAGATGCCAAATTTGTGGAAGACCACATTCAGTTTATAGAGATTTTGGAATTTGTAGAGTTTGCTTAAGAAAAATGGCAAATGAAGGTTTAATTCCTGGTCTTAAAAAAGCAAGTTGGTAA
- the rpsH gene encoding 30S ribosomal protein S8, producing the protein MINDLISDSLTRIRNAGMRRLETTQLLHSKVIEALLGIFQAKGYIESFNVVEEDKKKFINVVLKYDEKGKSVINEVKRISKPGRRVYKGKDEIKRFKNGYGAIIVSTSKGVLANDEAYKAGVGGEVLCTIW; encoded by the coding sequence ATGATAAATGATTTAATTTCAGATTCACTAACAAGAATTAGAAATGCAGGGATGAGAAGACTAGAAACTACTCAACTTTTGCATTCTAAAGTTATCGAAGCTTTACTTGGAATTTTCCAAGCTAAAGGCTATATTGAAAGCTTTAATGTTGTTGAAGAAGATAAAAAGAAATTCATCAATGTAGTTTTAAAATACGATGAAAAAGGTAAAAGCGTAATTAACGAAGTTAAACGTATTTCTAAGCCAGGTCGTCGTGTTTATAAAGGTAAAGATGAGATCAAAAGATTTAAAAACGGTTATGGTGCTATCATAGTAAGCACTTCAAAAGGTGTTTTGGCTAACGATGAAGCTTATAAAGCAGGCGTTGGCGGCGAAGTTTTATGTACCATTTGGTAA
- the rplF gene encoding 50S ribosomal protein L6 — MSRIGKQPVTIPSGVEVKLEGNLLKFKKGNLAKELDTKANVNVEIKEGQILFSPKGEDRQSRAYWGTYRALAQNIIIGLTDGFSKTLEINGVGYKAALKGKVLELALGFSHPINYAIPEGIEITVDKNNVIIKGSDKQVVGQVAAQIREFRPPEPYKGKGVKYSDERIIRKAGKTSKK, encoded by the coding sequence ATGTCTCGTATAGGTAAACAACCAGTTACTATTCCAAGTGGAGTAGAAGTAAAATTAGAAGGTAACTTGCTAAAATTCAAAAAAGGAAATTTAGCAAAAGAGCTTGATACAAAAGCAAATGTTAATGTTGAGATTAAAGAAGGACAAATTCTTTTCTCTCCTAAAGGTGAAGATAGACAAAGTAGAGCTTATTGGGGAACTTATAGAGCTTTAGCGCAAAACATCATCATCGGTTTAACTGATGGTTTTAGCAAAACTTTAGAAATCAACGGTGTTGGTTATAAAGCTGCGTTAAAAGGTAAAGTTCTTGAACTTGCTTTAGGTTTTTCTCATCCTATCAACTATGCTATTCCAGAAGGCATAGAAATTACCGTTGATAAAAACAATGTGATTATCAAAGGTAGCGATAAACAAGTGGTAGGTCAAGTTGCTGCTCAAATTCGTGAATTTAGACCACCTGAGCCTTACAAAGGAAAAGGTGTTAAATATTCAGATGAGCGTATTATCCGCAAAGCTGGTAAGACATCTAAGAAGTAA
- the rplR gene encoding 50S ribosomal protein L18, whose translation MRANVLKRKISLRVKRKKRIRAKISGTQALPRVSVFKSNRTLYIQAIDDVKAVTLAAVDGRKLGVKANEEGAKKIAAEFAKVLKAKNIEEAVFDRNGYLYHGVIAALAEALRENGIKL comes from the coding sequence ATGAGAGCAAATGTATTAAAAAGAAAAATATCTTTAAGAGTTAAAAGAAAAAAAAGAATTAGAGCAAAAATTTCAGGAACACAAGCTCTTCCAAGAGTTTCTGTTTTTAAATCAAACAGAACTTTATATATCCAAGCTATCGATGATGTTAAAGCAGTAACTTTAGCAGCAGTTGATGGAAGAAAACTTGGTGTTAAAGCAAACGAAGAAGGCGCTAAAAAAATAGCAGCTGAATTTGCAAAAGTTTTAAAAGCTAAAAACATAGAAGAAGCAGTGTTTGATAGAAATGGTTATTTATACCATGGTGTGATTGCAGCATTAGCTGAAGCACTAAGAGAAAACGGAATCAAACTATAA
- the rpsE gene encoding 30S ribosomal protein S5, with protein sequence MEKYNREEFEEVIVDIGRVTKVVKGGRRFRFTALVIVGNRKGLVGVGYGKAKEVPDAIRKAVDDAFKNIVEVKTKGSTIPHDVEVKYNASRILLKPASEGTGVIAGGSTRPIVELAGIKDILTKSLGSNNSANVVRATIKALTMLKG encoded by the coding sequence ATGGAAAAATATAATAGAGAAGAATTTGAAGAAGTAATCGTCGATATCGGCAGGGTTACTAAGGTTGTTAAAGGTGGTAGAAGATTTAGATTTACTGCTTTAGTTATCGTTGGAAATAGAAAAGGTTTAGTTGGTGTAGGCTATGGAAAAGCTAAAGAAGTTCCAGATGCTATAAGAAAAGCAGTTGATGATGCTTTTAAAAATATTGTTGAAGTAAAAACAAAAGGCTCAACTATCCCTCATGATGTAGAAGTAAAATACAACGCAAGTAGAATTTTACTTAAACCAGCAAGCGAAGGTACAGGAGTTATTGCAGGTGGTTCAACACGCCCTATCGTGGAACTTGCAGGTATTAAAGACATTCTAACAAAGTCTTTAGGTTCAAACAATTCAGCAAATGTTGTGCGTGCTACTATCAAAGCACTTACAATGCTTAAAGGATAA
- the rplO gene encoding 50S ribosomal protein L15, translating into MNLTKAPGSTHKTKRIGRGQGSGMGKTSTKGGKGQTARKGYNEKRGFEGGQQPLQRRLPKVGFTSKFEKPYVINVEKITAIKELSEITFETINSIHKLSKNVNKVKLIGASAKDLANKIKDEKITFSGQK; encoded by the coding sequence ATGAATTTAACAAAAGCACCAGGTTCAACACATAAAACCAAAAGAATAGGCCGTGGTCAAGGTAGTGGTATGGGTAAAACTTCTACTAAAGGTGGAAAAGGCCAAACTGCTAGAAAAGGTTATAATGAAAAAAGAGGTTTTGAAGGGGGTCAACAACCACTTCAAAGACGTTTACCAAAAGTAGGTTTTACTTCTAAATTCGAAAAACCTTATGTGATTAATGTTGAAAAAATCACAGCGATCAAAGAGCTTAGCGAAATTACATTTGAAACAATCAATAGCATTCATAAGCTTTCAAAAAATGTAAACAAAGTTAAGCTTATTGGAGCAAGTGCTAAAGATCTTGCTAATAAAATCAAAGATGAGAAGATCACTTTTAGCGGACAAAAATAA
- the secY gene encoding preprotein translocase subunit SecY, translating to MNKTLTNKILITLAFLFAYRILAYVPVPGVNVSVIKEFFDSNASNALGLFNMFSGGAAERLSIISLGIMPYITASIIMELLAATFPNIGKMKKERDGMQKYMQIIRYATIAITLVQSIGVSIGLQSLHGKAGQSAIMIDMNTFIALSAISMLAGTMLLMWIGEQITQRGIGNGISLIIFGGIVSTIPGAISGTVNLVNTGEMNFLTIIAILVVILLTIWAIIVVELGERRIPISYSRKVIMQNQNKRIMNYIPIKINLSGVIPPIFASAILMFPSTILQTSTNEYVLKIYDFLNPNGFFFHFLTFLLVIFFAYFYASIVFNAKDIAENLKRQGGFIPGIRPGEGTANYLNEVASRLTLSGSIYLGLVATLPWLIVKLFGVPFYFGGTSVLIVVQVALDTMRKIEAQIYMNKYQTLSAVGL from the coding sequence ATGAATAAAACATTGACAAATAAAATTCTCATAACATTAGCTTTTTTATTCGCTTATAGAATACTAGCTTATGTTCCAGTTCCGGGGGTTAATGTCAGTGTTATCAAGGAATTTTTTGATTCTAATGCATCTAATGCATTAGGCTTGTTTAATATGTTTAGTGGGGGTGCTGCTGAAAGACTTAGTATCATCTCTCTAGGCATTATGCCTTATATTACTGCTTCGATTATTATGGAGCTTTTAGCGGCAACTTTTCCTAATATAGGAAAAATGAAAAAAGAACGCGATGGTATGCAAAAATACATGCAAATCATTCGTTATGCTACTATAGCTATCACTTTAGTGCAAAGTATAGGTGTTTCTATCGGCTTGCAAAGTCTTCACGGAAAAGCAGGTCAATCAGCCATTATGATTGATATGAACACTTTCATTGCGCTTTCTGCTATTTCTATGCTTGCAGGTACTATGCTCTTAATGTGGATAGGTGAGCAAATCACTCAACGTGGTATAGGAAATGGTATTTCTTTAATTATCTTTGGTGGTATTGTTTCTACAATTCCAGGTGCAATTAGTGGAACAGTAAATTTGGTAAATACAGGCGAGATGAATTTCTTGACTATCATTGCCATTTTAGTTGTAATTTTACTTACTATTTGGGCTATTATAGTAGTAGAACTTGGAGAGAGAAGAATTCCTATTTCTTACTCAAGAAAAGTAATCATGCAAAATCAAAACAAGCGTATTATGAATTATATACCTATTAAGATCAACTTAAGTGGTGTTATTCCTCCTATTTTTGCGAGCGCGATTTTGATGTTTCCAAGTACTATTTTACAAACAAGTACAAACGAATATGTGTTAAAAATTTATGACTTTTTAAATCCAAATGGATTTTTCTTTCACTTTTTAACGTTTTTGCTTGTTATTTTCTTTGCTTATTTTTATGCATCTATTGTATTTAACGCAAAAGATATAGCTGAAAATCTTAAAAGACAAGGTGGTTTTATACCAGGTATTAGACCAGGTGAAGGAACCGCGAATTATCTTAATGAGGTAGCATCAAGATTAACGCTTTCTGGTTCTATTTACTTAGGACTTGTAGCTACATTGCCGTGGCTGATTGTAAAGCTATTTGGTGTGCCTTTTTATTTTGGTGGAACTTCTGTTTTGATTGTAGTGCAAGTTGCACTAGATACAATGAGAAAAATTGAAGCTCAAATTTATATGAATAAATACCAAACTTTAAGTGCAGTAGGCTTATAA